Proteins encoded within one genomic window of Triticum aestivum cultivar Chinese Spring chromosome 2D, IWGSC CS RefSeq v2.1, whole genome shotgun sequence:
- the LOC123054155 gene encoding protein argonaute 1B: MVRKKRTGPGSPGESSGEASGASGQGSSQRAERAPQQHGGGRGLAPQQHGRGGGQHQGRGGHYQGHGSASHYPGSGPPEYQQRDYQGRGHPGGGPPEYQHRDYQGRGHPGGGPPEYQPRDYQGRGGPRPRGGGVPQPYYGGHRGGSAGRNVPPGPSRTVPELHQAPYVQYQAPVVSPSASGAGSSSQPVSEVSSGQVQQQFQKLAIVDQSSTSQSSQLAPASSKSVRFPLRPGKGTHGDRCVVKANHFFAELPDKDLHQYDVSITPEITSRGVNRAVMAELVRLYRHSQLDGRLPAYDGRKSLYTAGPLPFPSKTFEITLHDEEESLVGGQVAPRRERQFRVVIKFAARADLHHLAMFLAGRQPDAPQEALQVLDIVLRELPTARYSPVGRSFYSPNLGRRQKLGDGLESWRGFYQSIRPTQMGLSLNIDMSSTAFIEPLPVIDFVAQLLSRDISVRPLSDSDRVKIKKALRGVKVEVTHRGNMRRKYRISGLTSQATRELSFPVDDRGTVKTVVQYFLETYGFNIQHTTLPCLQVGNQQRPNYLPMEVCKIVEGQRYSKRLNEKQITALLKVTCQRPQEREKDILQTVHHNAYYEDPYAQEFGIKIDERLASVEARVLPPPRLKYHDSGREKDVLPRIGQWNMMNKKMVNGGRVSHWACINFSRNVQDSAARGFCHELAIMCQISGMDFAPEPVLPPLTARPEHVERALKARYQDAMNIIRPQGRELDLLIVILPDNNGSLYGDLKRICETDLGLVSQCCLTKHVFKMSKQYLANVALKINVKVGGRNTVLVDALTRRIPLVSDRPTIIFGADVTHPHPGEDSSPSIAAVVASQDWPEVTKYAGLVSAQAHRQELIQDLFKVWQDPQRGTVTGGMIKELLISFKRATGQKPQRIIFYRDGVSEGQFYQVLLYELDAIRKACASLEPNYQPPVTFVVVQKRHHTRLFANNHNDQRTVDRSGNILPGTVVDSKICHPTEFDFYLCSHAGIQGTSRPAHYHVLWDENKFTADELQTLTNNLCYTYARCTRSVSIVPPAYYAHLAAFRARFYMEPDTSDSGSMASGARGPPQGGRNTRPFGNVAVRPLPALKENVKRVMFYC, encoded by the exons ATGGTTAGGAAGAAAAGAACTGGTCCTGGCAGCCCTGGAGAGAGTTCTGGGGAAGCTTCGGGAGCTTCTGGGCAGGGTTCCTCGCAGCGAGCTGAGAGAGCTCCTCAACAGCATGGTGGAGGACGTGGTTTGGCACCTCAACAGCATGGCCGTGGTGGGGGGCAACACCAGGGCCGCGGTGGGCACTATCAGGGCCATGGATCAGCTTCACACTATCCAGGTAGTGGCCCACCTGAATATCAACAGCGTGACTATCAGGGGCGGGGACATCCAGGTGGTGGTCCACCTGAATATCAACATCGTGACTATCAGGGGCGTGGACATCCGGGGGGTGGCCCACCTGAATATCAACCACGTGACTATCAGGGACGTGGTGGTCCACGCCCCAGAGGTGGTGGAGTGCCGCAGCCATACTATGGCGGGCATAGGGGAGGTAGTGCTGGACGTAACGTTCCTCCAGGTCCATCAAGAACAGTTCCCGAGCTGCACCAAGCCCCGTATGTCCAATATCAAGCCCCGGTGGTTTCACCATCCGCATCGGGAGCTGGCTCATCCTCTCAGCCTGTGTCAGAGGTGAGCAGTGGACAAGTCCAGCAACAGTTTCAGAAACTTGCGATTGTTGATCAAAGTTCAACAAGCCAATCCAGTCAACTGGCACCAGCATCAAGCAAATCAGTTAGATTTCCATTGCGCCCTGGAAAGGGTACACATGGAGATAGGTGTGTCGTGAAGGCAAACCATTTCTTTGCTGAGCTCCCTGATAAAGACCTTCACCAATATGAT GTCTCCATAACTCCAGAGATTACATCACGTGGTGTCAATCGTGCTGTGATGGCAGAACTTGTTAGGCTCTATAGACATTCTCAATTGGATGGACGCCTACCTGCGTATGATGGAAGGAAGAGCCTATATACAGCTGGGCCATTGCCATTTCCTTCAAAGACATTTGAAATTACTCTGCATGACGAAGAAGAAAGCCTTGTTGGTGGTCAAGTCGCACCAAG GCGTGAGAGACAATTCAGGGTGGTGATCAAATTTGCTGCTCGTGCTGATCTCCACCATTTGGCTATGTTTCTAGCTGGAAGGCAACCTGATGCACCTCAAGAAGCTCTTCAGGTGCTTGACATTGTGCTGCGTGAACTGCCTACTGCCAG GTATTCTCCAGTTGGCCGATCATTTTATTCTCCGAACTTAGGGAGACGTCAGAAACTTGGTGATGGTTTGGAAAGCTGGCGTGGATTTTACCAAAGTATAAGACCTACACAGATGGGGCTTTCGCTGAATATTG ATATGTCTTCTACTGCATTTATTGAGCCTCTTCCTGTGATTGATTTTGTTGCTCAGCTTCTGAGCAGAGACATCTCAGTTAGACCCCTATCTGATTCAGATCGTGTGAAG ATTAAAAAAGCCCTAAGAGGTGTAAAGGTTGAGGTTACACATCGAGGAAACATGCGTAGGAAATACCGTATATCTGGACTAACTTCACAAGCAACACGAGAGCTATC ATTCCCTGTTGATGATCGTGGTACTGTGAAGACTGTGGTGCAATACTTCCTGGAGACCTATGGTTTTAATATTCAGCACACAACTCTACCTTGCTTGCAAGTGGGCAATCAGCAAAGGCCTAATTATCTTCCTATGGAG GTTTGTAAGATTGTTGAAGGACAACGTTACTCGAAACGACTGAATGAGAAACAGATAACTGCTCTACTGAAAGTGACTTGCCAGCGCCCTCAAGAGCGTGAGAAGGACATCTTGCAG ACAGTGCATCACAATGCATACTATGAAGATCCATATGCACAGGAATTTGGCATAAAAATTGATGAGCGACTTGCATCGGTTGAAGCTCGTGTTCTGCCTCCGCCAAGA CTTAAATACCATGATAGTGGCAGAGAGAAGGATGTCTTGCCCAGGATCGGCCAAtggaacatgatgaacaag AAAATGGTGAACGGTGGTAGGGTCAGTCACTGGGCATGTATAAACTTCTCTCGGAATGTGCAAGATAGTGCTGCCAGGGGGTTTTGCCATGAGCTTGCTATAATGTGCCAAATATCTGGAATG GACTTTGCACCTGAACCTGTTCTGCCCCCACTTACTGCGAGACCTGAACATGTAGAAAGAGCACTAAAGGCGCGTTATCAAGATGCCATGAATATAATCAGACCCCAGGGAAGAGAACTTGACCTGCTAATTGTAATACTGCCTGACAATAATGGTTCTCTTTATG GGGATCTCAAAAGGATTTGCGAGACTGATCTTGGATTGGTATCTCAGTGTTGTCTGACAAAACATGTTTTTAAGATGAGCAAGCAGTATCTTGCAAATGTAGCTCTTAAGATTAATGTTAAG GTGGGTGGAAGGAATACTGTACTTGTGGATGCCTTGACAAGGAGGATTCCCCTTGTCAGTGACAGACCAACAATAATATTTGGTGCTGATGTTACACACCCTCATCCTGGAGAAGATTCCAGTCCTTCCATTGCTGCT GTGGTTGCTTCCCAAGACTGGCCTGAGGTCACTAAGTATGCAGGATTAGTTAGCGCCCAAGCCCATAGGCAAGAGTTGATACAGGATCTTTTCAAAGTATGGCAAGATCCCCAAAGAGGAACTGTGACTGGTGGCATGATCAA GGAGCTTCTCATTTCTTTCAAGAGGGCAACTGGACAGAAACCCCAGAGAATCATATTTTACAG GGATGGTGTCAGCGAGGGACAGTTCTATCAAGTTCTTTTGTATGAACTTGATGCCATTAGAAAG GCATGTGCGTCCTTGGAGCCCAATTACCAGCCTCCAGTTACTTTTGTAGTCGTCCAGAAGCGTCATCACACCAGGCTCTTTGCTAATAACCACAACGATCAGCGTACTGTTGATAGAAGCGGAAACATACTGCCTG GCACAGTTGTTGATTCAAAGATTTGCCATCCGACCGAGTTCGATTTCTACTTGTGTAGCCACGCTGGCATTCAG GGAACTAGCCGTCCTGCTCATTATCACGTTCTATGGGACGAGAACAAATTCACTGCTGATGAGTTGCAAACTCTAACAAACAACTTGTGCTACAC GTATGCTAGGTGCACCCGCTCTGTATCAATTG TGCCTCCAGCATATTATGCACATTTGGCAGCCTTCCGGGCTAGATTTTACATGGAGCCGGATACCTCTGACAGTGGGTCCATGGCAAGCGGTGCCCGTGGCCCTCCACAGGGCGGACGCAATACCAGGCCGTTTGGGAATGTTGCTGTCAGGCCCCTCCCCGCCCTGAAGGAAAACGTGAAGCGGGTCATGTTTTACTGTTAA